The following proteins are encoded in a genomic region of Ostrea edulis chromosome 7, xbOstEdul1.1, whole genome shotgun sequence:
- the LOC130048667 gene encoding uncharacterized protein LOC130048667, with the protein MRYVDVCSLYPYVLKYKPFPVQHPQVITSHFTDVRDYFGLIRCRVLPPRELYHPVLPYKTGGKLLFPLCRTCAEQRNLGSDERCQHTDSERSLTGTWVTTELHKALDLGYRLDRIYEVWHFEKTSDHLFRAYINTFLKIKQEASGFPEDCQTAQQQQHYIEEIQQREGIAMNPADIQKNPVRRTIAKLFLNCLWGKFAQRLQLPKSLYLTEEEELQQKLQDATLEVKGIELLENRERPECGMMLINYQEKEEFLEDCPFGNVVLACFTTAHARLHLYETLQPLGERVLYFDTDSIIYQHDETQFNPTIINSLGGWTDELGGDRIIKYMSGGPKNYAYETQGEKSVCKVKGLTLNYRASRVVSLDTLEKMLKGEEEEVHVRYPHFIQRTRQHDVRTIPLVKKYRMVYDKRQRIHDYDTLPYGY; encoded by the coding sequence ATGCGATACGTGGATGTCTGTTCCCTGTACCCGTACGTGTTGAAATACAAGCCATTTCCCGTCCAACATCCCCAAGTCATCACCAGCCATTTCACCGATGTCAGAGACTATTTCGGGCTCATTCGCTGTCGTGTCCTCCCACCCCGAGAGCTGTATCACCCCGTATTACCTTACAAGACCGGGGGTAAATTACTCTTTCCCTTATGCCGCACCTGTGCGGAACAGCGCAACTTAGGATCCGACGAGCGGTGCCAGCACACCGATTCTGAACGCAGTCTCACTGGCACCTGGGTGACCACCGAACTTCACAAAGCATTAGATCTAGGCTATCGTCTCGACCGCATTTACGAAGTTTGGCATTTTGAGAAAACCAGTGACCACTTATTTCGAGCGTATATCaacacctttttgaaaattaaacaagaagctTCCGGATTCCCCGAGGATTGTCAAACAGCCCAACAGCAGCAACATTACATTGAGGAAATTCAGCAACGAGAAGGCATTGCCATGAACCCGGCAGACATCCAGAAAAATCCTGTCCGAAGAaccattgccaaactctttttaaattgcTTGTGGGGAAAATTTGCTCAACGATTACAATTACCCAAATCCCTGTATCTcacggaagaagaagaattacaaCAGAAATTACAAGATGCCACTTTAGAAGTCAAAGGCATCGAACTCTTAGAAAATCGTGAACGCCCCGAATGTGGTATGATGCTGATCAATTATCAggagaaagaagaatttttagaagACTGTCCCTTTGGAAACGTGGTGCTGGCGTGTTTTACAACAGCTCATGCTCGTTTACATTTGTACGAGACGTTACAGCCTTTGGGAGAGCGTGTCTTATACTTTGACACGGATAGTATCATCTATCAGCACGACGAGACCCAGTTCAATCCGACCATTATCAACAGTTTAGGTGGCTGGACCGATGAATTGGGTGGAGATCGTATCATCAAGTACATGTCGGGCGGGCCCAAAAATTATGCATACGAGACCCAGGGGGAAAAATCTGTCTGCAAAGTCAAAGGATTGACACTCAATTATCGTGCCTCTAGAGTCGTGTCTCTCGATACgttggaaaaaatgttaaaaggagaagaagaagaagtccATGTCCGTTATCCGCACTTTATTCAACGAACCCGCCAACATGATGTGCGAACCATTCCTCTGGTGAAGAAATACCGCATGGTGTATGATAAACGTCAACGTATTCATGACTATGACACGCTGCCTTACGGGTATTAA
- the LOC130048668 gene encoding death-associated inhibitor of apoptosis 2-like: MTDYESLHNPGTPRYALLSDRVASFENAPEHLQKLLPTIAEAGYFYKGYGDNTCCFYCNFGLHHWGAVDNPWIQHAYWYPHCPYLKCNKGKQWVRQMFDAVSRMRDTGKNWGDLSVDSVENPATTTEKCHLCLERDLRIAFLPCGHLCTCAICATGLK, translated from the coding sequence ATGACGGACTACGAATCACTACATAACCCGGGTACACCACGTTATGCTCTACTGTCAGATCGAGTAGCGTCGTTTGAAAATGCTCCCGAACACTTGCAGAAGCTATTACCTACCATTGCAGAAGCGGGATACTTTTACAAAGGGTACGGGGATAACACGTGCTGTTTTTATTGCAACTTTGGACTTCACCATTGGGGAGCTGTCGACAATCCTTGGATACAACATGCTTATTGGTATCCTCACTGTCCTTACCTGAAGTGTAATAAGGGTAAACAATGGGTACGTCAAATGTTCGACGCCGTTAGCCGAATGCGAGACACGGGGAAGAATTGGGGAGACTTGTCTGTAGACAGTGTGGAGAATCCGGCTACGACGACGGAGAAATGTCATCTGTGTTTAGAACGAGACTTGAGAATAgcttttttaccttgtggtcatttatgtacttgtgcTATATGTGCTACGGGACTGAAATAA
- the LOC130048669 gene encoding uncharacterized protein F54H12.2-like has product MMHRESCACGTDSLELFKVPPTNVTLEDSKWMEYYPISSTLNSDTAPIEFEIKGQGDEYLDLSQTYLQMVCKFTKADGTNLAGGNSTSTPVNNILHSLFSEIDVSLNGKVITPGTDTYPYKAYLEKLLSYAPKTLETQMRACSLWEKDTAGHMDEVKLEALTQPPVEFAVALDKVNIAAVIPTPVYPDDSKNVGLRKRHEKITDSKEIVLMDRLHLDLFEQEKCLPNGLDVRLRFNRARPQFYMMTAAGSSGKVVIQSMILWVRKVKPVPSIINLINQQLSTQTAKYPLRRVEVKTFTIPSGTQSKITDHLFQGQMPKLIVLGFVDNAAFNGDNTRNPFHFQNERDWAPDITLEEYKNGYTLWCVDFTKDQEAQTDKFHLIQTGNLRVEVQFAANVARTLNCVVYAVFDNLLEINKQREVSIDY; this is encoded by the exons ATGATGCACAGAGAATCTTGCGCTTGTGGCACCGACAGTTTAGAACTGTTTAAAGTGCCCCCGACCAACGTCACTTTAGAAGATTCGAAATGGATGGAATATTACCCCATTTCCAGTACCCTCAACTCGGATACGGCTccgattgaatttgaaatcaaaggacaaggagatgaatatctggatttatcCCAAACTTATCTCCAGATGGTCTGTAAATTCACCAAAGCAGACGGGACGAATCTCGCAGGAGGCAATTCGACCTCGACCCCCGTGAATAACATTCTCCATTCCTTGTTCAGTGAAATCGATGTCAGTCTCAATGGAAAAGTCATTACCCCGGGGACGGATACTTATCCCTACAAAGCGTATCTGGAGAAATTGTTGTCTTATGCACCCAAGACTCTGGAAACCCAGATGAGAGCCTGTAGCTTGTGGGAAAAAGATACGGCAGGACATATGGATGAGGTCAAATTAGAAGCTCTGACTCAACCTCCTGTGGAATTTGCAGTAGCGCTTGATAAAGTCAACATCGCGGCCGTCATCCCGACTCCCGTGTATCCGGATGATTCCAAGAATGTAGGGTTGAGAAAACGTCACGAGAAGATTACAGACAGTAAGGAGATCGTGTTGATGGATCGATTACATCTGGATTTGTTTGAGCAAGAGAAATGTCTCCCTAATGGCTTGGATGTCCGTCTCAGATTCAATCGCGCTCGACCCCAGTTCTACATGATGACCGCTGCCGGGAGTAGTGGGAAAGTGGTCATTCAAAGTATGATCTTGTGGGTGAGGAAAGTCAAACCTGTGCCGAGTATCATTAATCTCATCAATCAGCAACTGAGTACTCAAACGGCGAAATATCCATTGAGACGAGTGGAAGTGAAAACCTTCACCATTCCTAGTGGCACCCAGTCTAAAATCACCGATCATCTGTTTCAAGGACAGATGCCTAAACTGATCGTGTTGGGTTTTGTGGACAATGCGGCTTTTAATGGGGATAATACCAGAAACCcctttcatttccaaaatgagaga GACTGGGCTCCGGACATTACCCTGGAAGAGTATAAAAACGGTTACACCCTCTGGTGTGTGGATTTCACGAAAGATCAAGAAGCCCAGacggataaatttcatctcatacagaCGGGGAACTTGAGAGTGGAAGTGCAATTTGCCGCCAACGTGGCCAGGACCTTAAACTGTGTGGTGTATGCCGTGTTCGACAATCTGctagaaatcaacaaacaacgaGAAGTCAGTATCGATTACTAA
- the LOC130048671 gene encoding uncharacterized protein LOC130048671 codes for MATRRDPLYNFQTLPGFRYRLVVVAEERVGENWVVRSENDLSTFSPFDQSGVREIICRVRAEYEGRAPRRRTARISTATRPRRRAPQPPSPPPPYSPATPTTPPPPIPSAPEEYSPVPMSDSPASPVEYSPRSPSPAPPPSPAQSPSLLVADTASPPRPAAPARPPPPTIRFAGRTPPPRPTHAPVATHPPRNHPMTVPGWADRAVPIWFKCPVCWQDRVHSGITCRGCGQRPACCSCVEELQERRHTRGRCPLCRFTGTRD; via the coding sequence atggCTACAAGAAGAGACCCGCTCTACAATTTCCAGACCTTGCCTGGATTCCGGTACCGGCTGGTAGTGGTGGCTGAGGAACGGGTAGGGGAGAATTGGGTCGTGCGTTCTGAGAACGACCTGAGCACCTTCTCCCCTTTCGACCAGAGTGGGGTCCGTGAGATCATCTGCCGGGTGCGGGCCGAGTATGAAGGGAGGGCACCCCGCCGCCGCACCGCTCGAATCTCCACGGCCACGAGACCGCGCCGACGGGCCCCACAGCCAccctcaccaccaccaccttacTCCCCGGCGACGCCtacaacaccaccaccaccgATCCCATCGGCACCTGAGGAATACAGCCCGGTGCCGATGAGCGACTCACCAGCGTCACCGGTGGAGTATTCACCGAGGTCACCGTCCCCCGCACCACCTCCCAGTCCAGCCCAGAGTCCGTCGCTGTTGGTGGCAGACACGGCATCACCACCGAGACCAGCAGCCCCTGCAAGACCCCCACCACCTACCATCCGGTTTGCAGGGAGGACTCCGCCACCGAGACCAACCCACGCACCGGTGGCAACTCATCCCCCGAGGAACCACCCTATGACTGTCCCTGGCTGGGCAGATAGGGCGGTTCCTATCTGGTTTAAGTGTCCTGTCTGCTGGCAAGACAGGGTACACTCTGGAATTACGTGTAGGGGATGTGGGCAGCGCCCAGCTTGCTGCTCGTGCGTGGAAGAGTTACAGGAGCGGCGACACACCCGGGGACGGTGCCCGTTATGCCGGTTTACCGGAACCAGGGATTGA